The Humulus lupulus chromosome 3, drHumLupu1.1, whole genome shotgun sequence genome window below encodes:
- the LOC133825821 gene encoding uncharacterized protein LOC133825821, with translation MDKSWMHHSRLSDSYQEGVNFFLDFAFKNASHEEKIVCPCVKCGLITPVIRTIAFEHLICNGFVDGYTKWVLHGETSSHATQNVDTPNDTHESNYTIDMQGVIYDAIGHSIGDDEREVENDNLQGEGDEPNAKAKEFYNLIKDAEKELYPGCTSFTKLSFLIQLFHIKCICGWSDKSFGKVLDLFKKALPKGETLPNSFYEAKKLINALGLDYEKIDACPKDCMLYRKEHANDTECEVCSTPRSEAKVLRHFPLIPRLQRLFMSSKTSDFMTWHYKQDRTSDGCMRHPSDSPAWMTFDHNHKDFAADPRNVRLGLASDGMNPFKTLSVNHSTWPVILIPYNLPPWMCMKQPNFIMSLLIPGPDAPGNNIDVYLKPLIEELKELWEVGVETFDASTKKNFNMRASLLWTISDFPAYANLSGWSTKGKYACPSCHQDTYSLWLKYSKKHCYMGHRRWLENNDPFRNDEKSFDGTKEKRMAPTPLSGSIILDTLAGYQLKFGKTAVNPSLPYNWKKKSIFFDLPYWKDNLLRHNLDVMHIEKNVCESLIGTLLSLDAKNKDNLNARLDLKYMGIRSELHPKESESKKTVIPPACFTLSKKEKIVFCRFLKTIKVPDGYAANISRCVDVSKRKIYGLKSHDFHIIMTQLLPLALRGISSAHVRLHLTPLSNYFRMMYSKVALPQDFMQLEQQIPIILCNLEKLFPPAFFDIMVHLVIHLAYEARIAGPSVYRCMYPIERYLSKLKSYVRNKSKPEGCIAEGYLADECLTFCSRYMEGVETKFNCKPRNYSNVELNGETLPIFQMTGRHLGKIDTKNLDEDTKVKAHRYVLFNCNIVESFIEEHRNMIAQQNSRQTTMTVDRIHSESFPSWFAKKVEELYDNGDDRVSEDLRCLAKGPNNIFIRFKRYLINGFRFHTKKIEKNLRTQNSGVIMTAKTQSFASSRDPNPVFGEVTFYGILTDIIELDYSLGNRVVLFKCDWISRSGIKKEKDCTRVNFSKLMREDEPFILASQAEQVMYVEDLKHNGWHVALKINPRDYYNMSVQSHDENVESYLQTEVCSATIDVGDGESSLVREDMQDITIDTSMSFDTNEMDEET, from the exons ATGGATAAGAGTTGGATGCACCATTCTAGATTAAGTGATTCATACCAAGAAGGTGTTAATTTTTTTCTTGATTTTGCCTTTAAAAATGCAAGTCATGAAGAAAAAATTGTATGTCCTTGTGTAAAGTGCGGTCTTATCACACCTGTCATCCGTACAATTGCATTTGAACATTTGATATGCAACGGATTTGTAGATGGTTACACTAAATGGGTATTGCACGGAGAAACTTCTTCGCATGCTACGCAAAATGTTGACACTCCTAATGATACTCATGAGTCAAATTATACCATTGATATGCAAGGAGTTATATACGATGCAATTGGACATAGTATTGGAGACGACGAACGTGAAGTTGAAAATGATAATCTTCAAGGTGAAGGCGATGAACCAAATGCGAAAGCAAAAGAATTTTACAATTTGATAAAAGATGCAGAGAAAGAACTTTACCCAGGTTGTACGAGTTTTACAAAGCTCTCgtttttaattcaattatttcatattaaatgcatTTGTGGATGGAGTGACAAATCGTTTGGCAAGGTACTTGACTTATTCAAAAAAGCATTGCCAAAAGGTGAAACATTACCCAATTCTTTTTATGAGGCCAAAAAATTAATCAACGCTCTAGGACTTGATTATGAAAAAATTGATGCATGTCCAAAAGATTGCATGTTGTATAGAAAAGAACATGCAAATGACACAGAATGTGAAGTATGCTCTACACCAAG GAGTGAAGCTAAAGTCTTGCGCCATTTTCCATTGATACCAAGATTACAAAGATTATTTATGTCATCAAAAACATCTGATTTTATGACTTGGCATTATAAACAAGATCGTACAAGTGATGGTTGTATGAGACACCCAAGTGATTCTCCAGCATGGATGACTTTTGATCACAACCATAAGGATTTCGCTGCAGATCCTCGAAATGTCAGACTTGGGCTAGCTTCTGATGGAATGAATCCTTTCAAAACATTAAGTGTAAACCATAGTACATGGCCAGTTATTTTGATACCATATAATCTTCCTCCATGGATGTGTATGAAGCAACCTAATTTCATTATGTCTTTGCTCATACCTGGTCCAGACGCACCTGGAAATAATATTGATGTATATCTAAAGCCATTGATTGAAGAGTTAAAGGAGTTATGGGAAGTTGGAGTTGAAACTTTTGATGCATCTACCAAAAAAAACTTTAATATGCGGGCatcactattatggactatcagtGACTTTCCAGCATATGCAAACTTATCAGGATGGAGCACAAAAGGAAAATATGCGTGCCCATCTTGTCATCAAGACACTTATTCTTTATGGTTGAAGTATAGCAAAAAACATTGTTATATGGGACATCGACGCTGGTTAGAAAACAACGACCCATTTAGAAATGATGAAAAGTCTTTTGATGGCACAAAAGAGAAAAGAATGGCTCCAACACCATTAAGTGGTTCTATAATACTAGATACGTTAGCAGGCTACCAACTTAAATTTGGGAAGACAGCTGTTAATCCTTCATTGCCATACAATTGGAAGAAAAAGAGTATATTTTTTGATTTGCCATATTGGAAGGATAATTTATTACGACACAATCTTGATGTGATGCATATTGAAAAGAATGTATGTGAAAGTTTGATTGGGACATTATTGAGTTTAGATGCAAAAAATAAAGACAATCTGAATGCACGTCTTGATTTAAAATATATGGGTATTAGATCTGAACTTCATCCAAAGGAGAGCGAGTCAAAGAAAACTGTCATTCCGCCTGCATGTTTTACATtaagcaaaaaagaaaaaattgtcTTCTGTCGATTTCTAAAGACAATTAAGGTTCCAGATGGATATGCTGCCAACATTTCTAGATGTGTTGAtgtaagcaaaagaaaaatttatGGGCTCAAAAGTCATGATTTTCATATCATTATGACTCAATTACTACCACTAGCACTAAGGGGAATATCGAGTGCACATGTTCGTCTACATCTAACTCCTTTAAGCAACTATTTTCGCATGATGTATTCAAAAGTTGCTCTACCACAAGATTTTATGCAACTTGAACAACAAATACCTATCATTCTTTGTAATCTTGAAAAATTATTCCCCCctgcattttttgatataatggttcATTTGGTGATACACTTAGCATATGAGGCAAGAATTGCTGGACCATCAGTTTACCGTTGCATGTACCCTATTGAAag GTACTTGTCTAAGTTAAAGTCATATGTTCGAAACAAAAGCAAACCGGAAGGTTGTATTGCTGAAGGATATTTAGCTGATGAATGTTTAACATTTTGCTCAAGATATATGGAAGGTGTGGAGACAAAATTTAATTGCAAGCCTAGAAATTACAGTAATGTGGAACTAAATGGAGAAACATTGCCTATTTTCCAAATGACAGGTCGACATTTGGGCAAAATAGATACTAAGAATTTAGATGAGGATACTAAAGTTAAGGCACATCGATATGTGCTATTTAATTGCAATATCGTAGAATCATTTATTGA GGAACATCGAAATATGATTGCACAACAAAACTCTCGTCAAACAACCATGACCGTAGATCGGATTCATAGCGAATCATTTCCTTCATGGTTTGCAAAAAAG GTAGAAGAATTATATGATAATGGGGATGATCGAGTTTCTGAAGATTTACGTTGTTTGGCAAAAGGTCCAAACAATATTTTCATTCGATTTAAAAGATATCTAATAAACGGTTTCAGGTTTCACACAAAAAAAATCGAAAAGAACTTAagaactcaaaatagtggagttatTATGACTGCCAAGACTCAAAGTTTCGCAAGTAGTAGGGACCCAAATCCTGTTTTCGGAGAGGTTACTTTTTATGGAATATTAACTGATATTATAGAACTAGATTATTCTTTGGGAAATCGTGTTGTGTTATTTAAGTGTGATTGGATTTCAAGAAGTGGCATTAAAAAAGAGAAGGATTGCACAAGAGTCAACTTTTCAAAATTGATGCGTGAAGATGAGCCATTTATACTAGCTTCTCAAGCAGAACAGGTAATGTATGTGGAAGACCTCAAACATAATGGATGGCATGTTGCTTTAAAAATCAATCCTAGAGATTATTATAATATGAGTGTGCAATCACACGACGAGAATGTGGAGTCTTATTTGCAAACTGAAGTTTGTAGCGCAACTATTGATGTTGGGGATGGAGAGAGTAGTTTGGTCAGGGAAGATATGCAAGACATAACCATTGATACATCAATGTCGTTTGATACAAATGAGATGGATGAAGAAACTTAG